One Cryptomeria japonica chromosome 9, Sugi_1.0, whole genome shotgun sequence genomic window carries:
- the LOC131059289 gene encoding uncharacterized protein LOC131059289 has translation MGMEFRVPFAEWGSNLGSDDEEALSFCNLPLYDKPRLSAEWNEALRDSNAGSPGHQDFDFDFGCSSPMAYSACPADDLFHQGRLLPMSLPRSCSTESDAPSACSKSNSRNENRILLNEKLQSWRTDSLDSQSSFWTSSSSGNSQGSQGNLNHSASGKYLRRSNNAATASTKSKSKPNRGSCTATKPPVPSSKSSLKWQQFFTLGLMKTPSMKLEDMRLRQQKPNGHGVEKSVLKRSVSCSYEQGPKLAPKEPISLNFRHKSNSVRENMSVEEPPKSRGWRMLAPLTALNGCKASTNSVINCSTSKMHADVGVFTEHRRLSSKRQSLYEDQNSPSSAKLSGRGCVHGILKGNASGSKVDPHKLSFS, from the coding sequence ATGGGAATGGAATTCCGAGTTCCCTTTGCAGAGTGGGGTTCGAACCTGGGATCGGACGATGAAGAGGCTCTCTCCTTCTGCAACTTGCCCCTTTACGACAAACCCCGCCTTTCCGCGGAATGGAACGAAGCTTTACGGGATTCGAACGCTGGATCTCCAGGTCACCAAGATTTCGACTTCGATTTCGGCTGCTCGAGCCCGATGGCGTACAGCGCTTGCCCTGCGGACGATCTGTTCCACCAGGGCCGCCTGCTTCCTATGTCCCTTCCGAGATCTTGCAGCACCGAATCCGATGCGCCATCTGCTTGCAGTAAATCCAATTCGCGCAATGAAAATCGGATTTTGCTAAATGAGAAGCTGCAGTCATGGAGAACGGATTCGCTGGACTCACAGTCCAGCTTCTGGACCAGCTCGAGCTCTGGTAACTCTCAAGGCTCACAGGGAAATTTAAATCACTCCGCCTCTGGAAAATATTTGCGGCGCAGTAATAATGCCGCTACGGCGAGCACTAAATCCAAGTCCAAGCCAAATCGGGGCTCATGCACGGCTACAAAGCCGCCGGTTCCGTCCAGTAAATCGTCTCTGAAATGGCAGCAGTTTTTCACCCTAGGGTTAATGAAAACCCCTTccatgaagctggaagacatgcgCCTCAGGCAACAGAAACCTAACGGCCATGGCGTGGAGAAATCGGTTCTTAAGCGGTCGGTTTCGTGTAGTTACGAGCAAGGGCCAAAGCTTGCGCCAAAGGAGCCTATTTCTCTCAATTTTCGACACAAATCGAACTCAGTCAGAGAAAATATGTCCGTGGAGGAGCCGCCTAAATCCAGGGGCTGGCGTATGCTGGCGCCATTGACGGCACTAAACGGCTGTAAAGCTTCGACAAATTCTGTTATTAACTGTTCCACCAGCAAGATGCACGCGGATGTTGGAGTATTTACAGAGCACAGACGATTGTCTAGTAAAAGGCAGTCTCTTTATGAAGATCAGAATTCACCGAGCTCTGCAAAATTGTCTGGCAGAGGATGTGTTCACGGTATACTCAAAGGCAATGCAAGCGGCTCCAAGGTGGATCCTCACAAACTTTCTTTCAGCTAA